TCGCAGTGCCAAACGTCGTACAAAACAGCTCGGAACTCGCCGACATTGTTGGGGGCCTGGTTCTGGATCCTGGGCTGGATGATGGCCATCAGTTGCTCGAGGAGATTGAGATCACTGCACACGCTGCCCTCGGGTCCCATTAGAGTGTCCAGGAAGATCTCCTTGGGCGGCGATGATTCGTCCACGAACTTAAGATCGTCCATGTTGAAGATGTTGCGCCAGTCGCGCACCGTCCAATCCTGATGGGCTTTGGCCCAGGCCAATCTCTTCCGTTTGGCTTCCTCGCTGAGGCCATGGCTGCTGGATTTCTTGGGCGACGGAGAGCCCGTCTGTGGCTGGTTGTTCTTGGAGCGAATCTCGCTGATCCTGCGCTGTAGGGTTCTACGGCTCACCTCGATGCCGTGCCGGGCCAGTTCCCGCTGGACATCGATGGAGGTGAAGTGGGGATGATCGGTTAGCATCCGCTCGACCAGCTGCCGGTTTTCCAGGACCTTGGGTCGGCCCACCTCGCGCCtcttctcctcctcctgggCGACAACTGGCGTGGCAACTGGCATGGCAACAGCCTTTGGCCTCTGCGGCAATCTCAATGTGGCCGTCTTGCCCTCGAGCAGCTCACACTCCCGGATGCAGCTCACCACACTCTCCACGTCGCACTCCAGGATCTGGGCTATCTCCTCGCAGCTATTCGACCCCTTGAGCGCCTTCACAATACTCCGAACCTCTGGAGCCAGTACCATTTTGGATAACTCTTCACTCTTCAAGTTTCGCGATGCGAGTGCTGGCCCGTGTTTTGTTTACCTCGTTATTTGTATGATAACATGAATATTCTGACAAACGTAAACTATAATTGCAGGTATATGTACATAAGTGAATTTGGCGTTGGCGTACTTTATGGCGAGCAAGCTGGATTACTGCGTCGTTGCATTTCAGGTAAATAGCGTCACACGGCGTCCCTTTTTTTTACCCTTGGCGGCCTTTCCGTTATTTGTACTCGGCAGGGATGGCAACCCTTATGAAGCAGCTGTTTTAAGGGAGGAATGTTTAAATCTCGGCATCAGCTGTTAAATACCAACATGCGAAgcaaacaacttttttatcattaaaaaaaactattgtgGCGGTAAATAGTTGTTTTTCCTTATATTAACGCCTAATTGAAAATCtcataaacttaaatattgcATCTAAAAAACACACCAAATTTCCTGTACACAAAAGTGCTATCACTGGATTAACTTAAATGGTTATATCTTAAACTCCAGTTTAACGATTATTGTGAAATCTGAAATTTAAAGGTTTGGTTAAAATTACATTGATAAAAATTCTCATTTTTGTGATATCTCAAAACTTGTTTGAAGAAAAATTAGGGCTTATTTTAAACcaaactcaatttaaataatcatttCACATTTAACGGTATCcagtgaaaaataattttaaaactgccttgacaataatttcaattttatggAAATAAGCTACCCAAGAACGTTCTCTTGTTTTATctgaaataaaaaccattcATCTTTATAACCAATTACCAAGACACTTGTAATTAAGTACGGTTGCTTTGTGTTTaacatgcaatttaatatttgatttcctTTGATGCTTTGtagaattacaaaaataaatataaaaaacttgtaCAATATGTGTTAGTTACCTCTACAGTAGGAAATGCAGTACACCTTTTGTTGaactgttaaaaatatatatgccagatgagtttttgtttgtcttttatgctgtttgtttgtttgttttttgttttactctTATCGCTTTCAGGAGCGAGAGCGATTTGTAAAACTATAATTCCACTAAACATATATACTTGAGAGGTGCACATTGATTTGGAATTGCAGATACCATAAagataaaattttgaatacgCTTAAGCTCGCTAGAGTGGCTCAGCCTTCGAGGCGGCTGATTGAACAGATAGTTATTAAAGCACATAATCGGGGGAAAGGCAACCGAATAGCCACTTATACTATGTGGCGATGGGGACCGCAGCAGAGTGATCGGAattgtataattaaataaataacgcTAAAGTACGCCTAATTGGTTTAGATCCATGTGCTAGGTTTTGATTTGTGTGTGTCTGTTTTCGTTTCTCCAACGCTTTTGAGTGTTTGTGTGGGAGTGTggaactggagctggagctggggGAATAGAGAGTGTGGGACGGGCTGCCCGTAGTTAGTCATCCAGATCGATATCGGAGTCATCCGAGTCGTAGCCGCCGCGTATTGTCTTCTGTGGGCGGTTGATGAATGGTTTACGCTTCACATCTGGTGGCTGCATCAGATCGCCCTTGTAATCGATGGCCCCCGAGTGGGCGATGCGCCACTCCAGCATCTCCGTGGCAAAGTCGTCGCAGTTGCCCAGATCGGTGAAGCCCACAATAAAGTCCTTGGTCTTACTGTCCTTCACCAGAGCAATGGTGGGTATCACCTTGATGCGCAGCCGCTGGGTGAGGAAGGGAGTCTTCTCGGCGTTCACCTTGCAGAACTTGGCCTCCACGTGTTTGGCGGCCAGGATCTTCAGGTGCATGTCCACGATCTTGCAGCGCTCAGTGCTGTCCCGATAGAAGTGACACACAATGTTTGGCGACTTTTTCGACATCTCAAAGAACTCCTTTTCGTCAGCTAGCTCGGTGTAGGTGCCGTGACCCTAAAAAGTAGATATTGAAACCATTAGTTAGAGTTAAATGGAGAGGAAAGAATGTAATATTTAGTATAACTTTCCAAACTATGagactttttatatttaagctaATGATTGCGatagttaaaagttttttgaattACTAACTTGTTAACTTTTAAGATTTAAGACTTTGAGTTCAGTAATTGAACAGTTGAGAGACTTTAAATAATATCTTATTATTACTAGTTGTTTACCTTTTTTCCTCATTTTAGTCATTTAAGTTCTTATATTTACGGGAAACCAAGGGCtccaaaatgtatattaaaattattgctACCGAAGtacaaaattgcaaaatatcaGAGGCTAATTGGAACCGGTCGTAA
This genomic window from Drosophila gunungcola strain Sukarami chromosome 3R, Dgunungcola_SK_2, whole genome shotgun sequence contains:
- the LOC128252284 gene encoding uncharacterized protein LOC128252284, translated to MVLAPEVRSIVKALKGSNSCEEIAQILECDVESVVSCIRECELLEGKTATLRLPQRPKAVAMPVATPVVAQEEEKRREVGRPKVLENRQLVERMLTDHPHFTSIDVQRELARHGIEVSRRTLQRRISEIRSKNNQPQTGSPSPKKSSSHGLSEEAKRKRLAWAKAHQDWTVRDWRNIFNMDDLKFVDESSPPKEIFLDTLMGPEGSVCSDLNLLEQLMAIIQPRIQNQAPNNVGEFRAVLYDVWHCDQDMVDKIEMLYESMTWRVSAVLRSGGDQTEFC
- the LOC128252294 gene encoding thioredoxin domain-containing protein 9 produces the protein MAHLLENQLFTAAKTIEQQLDQQLDRLDNLDSDDLKALREQRLREMKDLNNKKQEWLRNGHGTYTELADEKEFFEMSKKSPNIVCHFYRDSTERCKIVDMHLKILAAKHVEAKFCKVNAEKTPFLTQRLRIKVIPTIALVKDSKTKDFIVGFTDLGNCDDFATEMLEWRIAHSGAIDYKGDLMQPPDVKRKPFINRPQKTIRGGYDSDDSDIDLDD